A window from uncultured Desulfovibrio sp. encodes these proteins:
- the rpsU gene encoding 30S ribosomal protein S21 has translation MPGVFLNEDDYNFDIALRRFKKQVEKAGVLSEMKKRQHYEKPSVMRKKKKAAARKRLMKKMRKMNAA, from the coding sequence GTGCCCGGAGTGTTCCTCAACGAAGACGATTACAATTTCGATATCGCGCTGCGCCGCTTCAAGAAGCAGGTGGAAAAGGCCGGTGTGCTGTCCGAAATGAAGAAGCGTCAGCACTACGAAAAGCCCAGCGTGATGCGCAAGAAGAAGAAGGCCGCTGCCCGTAAGCGCCTGATGAAGAAAATGCGCAAGATGAACGCGGCGTAA
- a CDS encoding Smr/MutS family protein, with protein MIHARTLAALEFDAITAHLAAHCCSGVGRQRALSIRPLPHAQAVTDAARLFEESRIWAARPLGDGGFSLTSFPDVSGLLRAVERPHAQPDTDAFWALREVLRLAQAAVQSIAVDEAERQWPHLLAFAQASPLPVQLTAALNRCLSDDGFIRDESSPELHQVRSELRRLHQSCMRKVKDYAVQYNMLAYLQDEFMTLSSDRYVLPLKANFKGRMQGIIHDWSQTGETCYFEPMFLVEINNRLQELKREEREEEQKILAYLRSLLLAELPNARAALDLLAGLDLLQAKRRLAESFDGRCVPLTPAEEGICLREARHPLLLLGRPDDAPASERSRQADKDAARQRVRPLDIILRPGEHALIITGGNAGGKTVCLKTLGLMVAMTLSGLPVPAGPGSHLPWFSRVDAFIGDEQSLADNVSTFTAQIQHLGKAWKHLDAQGLVLLDEFGAGTDPAQGAALAQAVLDELLAKQTYVLAATHFPALKSYALTREGARAASVLFDPQSKKPLFRLAYDQVGASQALDVAREHGLPEAILRRAEQYLLQDGQETGQVLNRLNALAAQREEELRDLKKAQDKARRDAEQAKEKWEKERRRLHDEVRAQAQELMRAWKEGRATQKQALREMSRLRASLATPPQSEEDAAAQPAATDFRVGQEVLHTAFNKRGRITDIDQRRNRLRLDLNGVSLWAAMKDVRLPVSAARPAAPSAVGMAVRAQSAADDAPALKLDLRGMRADQALAEVERFLDKALLAGFHELEIVHGRGTGALRRQIHDFLRSFPAVASFATAPEDRGGDGMTIVELR; from the coding sequence ATGATTCACGCGCGAACCCTTGCCGCTCTGGAATTTGATGCCATCACCGCCCATCTGGCAGCGCACTGCTGTTCCGGCGTAGGCCGCCAACGTGCCCTGAGCATCCGCCCCCTGCCCCATGCGCAGGCTGTTACCGACGCAGCCCGCCTGTTTGAGGAGTCCCGCATCTGGGCCGCCCGCCCCCTGGGCGACGGCGGCTTCAGCCTGACCTCCTTTCCCGACGTGAGCGGACTGCTCCGGGCCGTGGAACGCCCCCACGCCCAGCCGGATACCGATGCCTTCTGGGCCTTGCGCGAGGTGCTGCGGCTGGCCCAGGCAGCCGTGCAGTCCATTGCCGTTGACGAGGCGGAGCGCCAGTGGCCGCATCTGCTGGCCTTTGCCCAGGCAAGCCCCCTGCCCGTGCAGCTGACGGCAGCCCTCAACCGCTGCCTGTCCGATGACGGTTTCATCCGTGATGAAAGCTCGCCCGAGCTGCATCAGGTGCGCTCCGAACTGCGCCGCCTGCATCAGAGCTGCATGCGCAAGGTCAAGGACTATGCCGTGCAGTACAATATGCTGGCCTATCTGCAGGACGAGTTCATGACCCTTTCGTCCGACCGCTATGTGCTGCCGCTCAAGGCCAATTTCAAGGGACGCATGCAGGGCATCATTCACGACTGGTCGCAGACCGGCGAAACCTGCTATTTCGAACCCATGTTCCTGGTGGAAATCAATAACCGCCTGCAGGAACTCAAGCGTGAGGAACGCGAGGAAGAGCAGAAGATTCTGGCCTATCTGCGCTCGCTGCTGCTGGCCGAGCTGCCCAATGCCCGTGCCGCCCTGGATCTGCTGGCCGGGCTGGACCTGCTCCAGGCCAAGCGCCGCCTGGCCGAATCCTTTGACGGCCGCTGCGTGCCCCTGACCCCGGCGGAAGAAGGCATCTGCCTGCGGGAAGCGCGCCATCCCCTGCTTCTGCTGGGGCGCCCGGACGATGCGCCCGCCAGCGAGCGCAGCCGGCAGGCCGACAAGGATGCGGCACGGCAGCGTGTGCGGCCGCTGGACATCATTCTGCGGCCCGGCGAGCACGCCCTGATCATCACCGGCGGCAATGCCGGCGGCAAGACCGTCTGCCTCAAGACCCTGGGACTCATGGTGGCCATGACCCTCAGCGGCCTGCCCGTGCCGGCCGGCCCCGGCTCGCACCTGCCGTGGTTCTCGCGCGTGGACGCCTTCATCGGTGACGAACAGAGCCTGGCGGACAATGTTTCCACCTTCACGGCCCAGATTCAGCATCTCGGCAAGGCGTGGAAGCACCTTGACGCCCAGGGTCTAGTACTGCTGGATGAATTCGGCGCCGGCACCGATCCTGCCCAGGGGGCGGCGCTGGCGCAGGCGGTTCTGGACGAGCTGCTGGCCAAGCAGACCTATGTGCTGGCCGCCACCCACTTCCCGGCACTCAAAAGCTATGCCCTGACCCGAGAGGGCGCACGGGCCGCCTCTGTACTTTTTGATCCCCAGAGCAAGAAGCCCCTCTTCCGCCTGGCCTACGATCAGGTGGGGGCCAGTCAGGCCCTGGACGTGGCCCGCGAACACGGCCTGCCGGAAGCCATTCTGCGCCGGGCGGAACAGTACCTGCTTCAGGACGGGCAGGAGACCGGCCAGGTGCTCAACCGTCTCAACGCCCTGGCGGCCCAGCGCGAGGAAGAACTGCGCGATCTCAAAAAAGCCCAGGACAAGGCCCGCCGCGACGCGGAACAGGCTAAGGAGAAGTGGGAAAAGGAACGCCGGCGTCTGCATGACGAAGTGCGCGCCCAGGCTCAGGAACTCATGCGCGCCTGGAAGGAGGGACGTGCCACGCAGAAGCAGGCTCTGCGGGAAATGTCGCGCCTGCGTGCCTCGCTGGCCACGCCCCCCCAGTCCGAGGAAGATGCCGCTGCCCAGCCTGCGGCAACGGATTTTCGCGTGGGGCAGGAGGTCCTGCACACGGCCTTCAACAAGCGCGGGCGCATTACGGATATTGATCAGCGCCGCAACCGCCTGCGTCTTGACCTCAACGGTGTGAGCCTCTGGGCCGCCATGAAGGATGTGCGCCTGCCGGTCAGTGCCGCCCGCCCGGCGGCTCCCTCGGCCGTGGGCATGGCCGTGCGTGCTCAGAGCGCTGCCGACGATGCCCCTGCCCTCAAGCTGGACCTGCGCGGCATGCGCGCCGATCAGGCTCTTGCCGAAGTGGAACGCTTTCTGGACAAGGCCCTGCTGGCCGGTTTTCACGAGCTGGAAATCGTGCACGGCAGGGGCACTGGCGCCCTGCGTCGGCAGATACATGACTTTCTGCGCAGCTTCCCGGCTGTGGCCAGCTTTGCCACAGCGCCGGAAGACCGTGGCGGCGACGGCATGACCATTGTGGAGCTGCGCTAG
- the fusA gene encoding elongation factor G, with product MKDIRNIGIIAHIDAGKTTLSERMLFYSHKIHRLGEVHEGTATMDYLPEEQERGITITSACTSCQWNGHTINLIDTPGHVDFTIEVERCLRVLDGAVGVFCAVAGVEPQSETVWRQSEHFGVPKLAFINKIDRLGADFEAVLDAMRQRLGANPLPLTVPLGQGEAFRGLVDLLHEEALTFAQEDQGRTITRLPVADAGEEALALCGRWREFLLEKLAEADDAFLECYLGGQPTVDEAMQALRRATLARAVTPVFCGSALRNSGVQPLLDGVCALLPSPQDVPAPLGRNADGKDVPIPADAAAPLAALVFKVLMENGRKLCFLRLYAGTLHEGDSLCNVNAGCEDRVGRIYRMHADRREQLESACAGDIVSVIGLRSAHTGETFTSRQRRIRLETIHNSAPVITLALEPRNADEGKLLDEALERYAAEDPTLLVKQDEESGCRMVSGMGELHLDVLLERMRREYGISPRAGHPQVILRETIRRQGQADVCFERDLGKEHHQGHVRLSVSPRQRGAGNLVRVGDFLPQDHQEAARLLPRVLLEAALSGVNDALQSGERTGYPLEDVEVCLDLVERTEGLTTVPGTHMAAGQALREAVAAASPVTLEPIMKVEISVPDDFLGAAISLLGTCGGKVDDLRDQAGRKVIQATAPLRKLFGFSTQLRSATQGRAGLMLSFDRFDLP from the coding sequence ATGAAAGATATCCGCAATATCGGCATCATTGCCCACATTGATGCGGGCAAGACCACCCTTTCGGAACGCATGCTCTTCTACAGCCACAAGATTCACCGGCTGGGCGAGGTCCACGAGGGCACGGCCACCATGGATTATCTGCCCGAGGAGCAGGAGCGCGGCATTACCATCACCTCGGCCTGTACCTCCTGCCAGTGGAACGGCCACACCATCAATCTCATCGATACGCCCGGCCATGTGGATTTCACCATCGAGGTGGAACGCTGCCTGCGCGTGCTGGACGGCGCCGTGGGGGTGTTCTGCGCTGTGGCCGGTGTGGAGCCGCAGTCCGAAACGGTCTGGCGCCAGTCGGAACATTTCGGGGTCCCCAAGCTGGCCTTCATCAACAAGATAGACCGGCTGGGCGCGGACTTCGAGGCCGTTCTGGACGCCATGCGCCAGCGCCTGGGCGCCAACCCCCTGCCGCTGACCGTGCCCCTGGGACAGGGCGAAGCCTTCCGGGGGCTGGTGGACCTGCTGCACGAAGAAGCGCTCACCTTTGCGCAGGAAGACCAGGGGCGCACCATCACCCGCCTTCCCGTGGCGGACGCCGGCGAGGAGGCCCTGGCCCTGTGCGGGCGCTGGCGGGAATTCCTGCTGGAAAAGCTGGCCGAGGCTGACGATGCCTTTCTGGAGTGTTACCTGGGGGGACAGCCCACGGTGGACGAGGCCATGCAGGCCCTGCGCCGTGCCACCCTGGCACGTGCCGTTACGCCGGTTTTCTGCGGGTCGGCCCTGCGCAACAGCGGTGTGCAGCCCCTGCTGGACGGGGTATGCGCCCTGCTGCCGTCGCCGCAGGATGTTCCCGCTCCCCTGGGTCGGAATGCCGACGGCAAGGACGTTCCCATCCCGGCCGATGCGGCGGCGCCGCTGGCTGCCCTGGTGTTCAAGGTCCTCATGGAAAACGGCCGCAAGCTCTGCTTCCTGCGCCTCTATGCCGGAACCCTGCACGAGGGCGACAGCCTGTGCAATGTCAATGCAGGGTGCGAAGACCGGGTGGGACGCATCTACCGCATGCACGCCGATCGCCGCGAACAGCTGGAAAGCGCCTGTGCCGGCGATATCGTCAGCGTTATCGGCCTGCGTTCGGCCCATACGGGCGAAACCTTCACGTCCCGCCAGCGCCGGATCAGGCTGGAAACCATACACAATTCCGCACCGGTCATTACCCTGGCCCTGGAGCCGCGCAATGCCGACGAGGGCAAGCTGCTGGACGAGGCCCTGGAACGCTATGCCGCCGAAGACCCCACCCTCCTGGTGAAGCAGGACGAGGAATCCGGCTGCCGCATGGTGTCCGGCATGGGAGAGCTGCATCTGGATGTGCTGCTGGAGCGCATGCGCCGCGAATACGGCATCAGTCCCCGGGCGGGACATCCGCAGGTCATCCTGCGCGAGACCATACGCCGGCAGGGACAGGCCGATGTGTGCTTTGAACGGGACCTGGGCAAGGAACATCATCAGGGACATGTGCGCCTCAGCGTCTCGCCGCGCCAGCGTGGAGCGGGCAACCTGGTTCGCGTGGGCGACTTTCTGCCGCAGGATCATCAGGAAGCGGCCCGCCTGCTGCCCCGCGTTCTGCTGGAAGCGGCCCTTTCCGGAGTGAACGATGCCCTGCAAAGTGGCGAGCGCACCGGCTATCCGCTGGAAGATGTGGAGGTCTGCCTTGATCTGGTGGAGCGGACCGAAGGGCTGACCACCGTACCCGGTACCCACATGGCCGCCGGCCAGGCCCTGCGCGAGGCCGTGGCCGCTGCCTCACCCGTGACGCTTGAACCCATCATGAAGGTGGAAATCAGCGTGCCCGACGACTTCCTGGGGGCAGCCATCAGCCTGCTGGGCACCTGTGGCGGCAAGGTGGACGATCTGCGCGACCAGGCCGGACGCAAGGTGATTCAGGCCACGGCCCCCCTGCGCAAGCTCTTCGGCTTTTCCACCCAGCTGCGCTCGGCAACCCAGGGACGTGCCGGCCTCATGCTGTCCTTTGACCGCTTTGACCTGCCCTAA
- a CDS encoding HU family DNA-binding protein, whose amino-acid sequence MTKAEFVETIAVRANLTKAAAERVLNAFLHTVQESLVEESHLTLTGFGTFSIENRKARQGRNPQTGQPLVIPAGKQIRLTAGKLLRESLRSRNDA is encoded by the coding sequence ATGACAAAAGCCGAATTTGTGGAAACCATTGCCGTTCGCGCCAATCTTACCAAGGCTGCCGCGGAACGCGTGCTCAATGCCTTTTTGCACACTGTGCAGGAAAGCCTTGTGGAAGAATCGCACCTTACGCTCACCGGCTTCGGTACCTTCAGCATTGAAAACCGCAAGGCCCGTCAGGGGCGCAATCCGCAGACCGGCCAGCCGCTGGTCATTCCGGCCGGCAAGCAGATACGCCTGACGGCCGGCAAGCTGCTCCGGGAAAGCCTGCGCAGCAGGAACGACGCCTAG
- a CDS encoding GatB/YqeY domain-containing protein — protein sequence MSLFEQIDKDYVQAYKAKDAVRVGVLRLLKTAVKNRLVDLRRPGGTLSDEEMLDVIIKEGKQRQDSIEQYTAAGRTDLADKEAAELAIIQDYLPKALSPEELSQLIDTTISAVGATTPRDMGKVISAIMATHKGRVDGKALSEAVKARLAAR from the coding sequence ATGAGTCTGTTTGAACAGATCGACAAGGATTACGTGCAGGCCTACAAGGCCAAGGATGCCGTGCGCGTGGGCGTGCTGCGCCTGCTCAAGACGGCGGTCAAGAACCGTCTGGTGGACCTGCGCCGGCCCGGGGGAACCCTGTCCGACGAGGAAATGCTGGATGTCATCATCAAGGAAGGCAAGCAGCGTCAGGACTCCATCGAGCAGTACACGGCTGCCGGCCGGACCGACCTGGCTGACAAGGAAGCCGCGGAACTGGCCATCATCCAGGACTATCTGCCCAAGGCCCTCAGCCCCGAGGAACTGAGCCAGCTCATCGACACCACCATCAGCGCGGTGGGCGCCACCACCCCCCGCGACATGGGCAAGGTCATTTCCGCCATCATGGCCACCCACAAGGGCCGTGTGGACGGCAAGGCCCTGTCCGAAGCCGTCAAGGCCCGGCTCGCCGCCCGCTGA
- the rsmA gene encoding 16S rRNA (adenine(1518)-N(6)/adenine(1519)-N(6))-dimethyltransferase RsmA, which yields MNAHTPRPAAKKSLGQHFLKHEHICRRIAELVLPQPQDRLLEIGPGPGALTRALEEQPHSRLLLLEKDRYWAVERQRLAGPHTQAVLMDALRFPWFRISPANPWKIAGNLPYNVASPMLWDMVAQARGMVRGVFMVQKEVGQRLAAQPGSGQYGALSVWVQSFVQPRLEFVVGPGAFSPPPKVDSAVLSFMPQDDAARPVHTAHLSRLLKLCFQQRRKQLGGIVRRCGQPALEAALEDSGIGPSLRPEQLAVTDFHRLASLWACQEQPRM from the coding sequence ATGAACGCGCATACCCCCCGCCCGGCTGCCAAGAAAAGTCTGGGACAGCACTTTCTGAAGCACGAGCACATCTGCCGGCGCATTGCCGAGCTGGTGCTGCCGCAGCCCCAGGACCGGCTGCTGGAAATCGGCCCCGGCCCCGGCGCCCTGACCCGGGCGCTGGAAGAGCAGCCGCACAGCCGCCTGCTGCTGCTGGAAAAGGACCGCTACTGGGCCGTGGAGCGGCAGCGCCTGGCCGGTCCGCATACGCAAGCCGTGCTGATGGATGCCCTCCGCTTTCCGTGGTTTCGCATTTCACCAGCCAATCCGTGGAAGATTGCCGGCAATCTGCCCTATAATGTTGCCTCTCCCATGCTCTGGGACATGGTGGCGCAGGCCCGGGGCATGGTGCGCGGTGTCTTCATGGTGCAGAAGGAGGTAGGCCAGCGCCTGGCTGCACAGCCTGGTTCGGGACAGTACGGGGCGCTTTCCGTGTGGGTGCAGAGTTTTGTGCAGCCGCGTCTGGAATTTGTGGTGGGGCCGGGGGCCTTCAGCCCGCCTCCCAAGGTGGATTCGGCCGTGCTTTCCTTTATGCCCCAGGACGACGCAGCGCGGCCCGTTCACACGGCACATCTGTCCCGCCTGCTCAAGCTGTGCTTTCAGCAGCGCCGCAAGCAGCTGGGCGGCATTGTTCGCCGCTGCGGCCAGCCGGCGCTGGAAGCAGCCCTGGAAGACAGCGGCATCGGCCCGTCCCTGCGGCCGGAACAGCTTGCCGTGACTGATTTTCACCGCCTGGCCAGTCTGTGGGCCTGCCAGGAACAGCCCCGAATGTGA